Proteins from a genomic interval of Microbacterium imperiale:
- a CDS encoding homoserine dehydrogenase, which yields MIQSPAPRRTAVIRIALTGANGGYGRTLLDQLQRLPDMTAAQLVDPDVDGVVRMLTALGVSEDGFVHAASVAEAAAAVDAGKIAVIGDGAHIAWTHADVLVEATGRIEAGHAYAEAALDSGTHVVMVSKEIESVAGVALSARARERGLRYLPGDGDQPANLLRLVEWVLGVGFDIVALGKSGEYDLVFDPETGIVNQNGVAVSAPALADLLSLGDDLPATLAARAAAVADLKRAAAADSCEMNVVSLYTGAVADIEAMHYPVARPDELADIYAERADGGILASTGVIDVFSMLRLPGEASFAGGVFAIVRTGDDVTWDILRGKGHVVSRNGRYACIYWPYHFMGVETPLTVAAAVDGTAATPEPRQHTVLAARTTADLAADTVFRVEGHHHEISGVAPVIVAPDAGEVAPYYLLSGARLRRDVAAGSLVTLADLEGVPTGALAAYRAGLALGH from the coding sequence GTGATCCAGAGCCCGGCGCCCCGCCGTACCGCCGTCATCCGCATCGCGCTCACCGGCGCGAACGGCGGGTACGGACGCACCCTTCTCGACCAGCTGCAACGTCTTCCCGACATGACCGCGGCTCAGCTCGTCGACCCCGACGTCGACGGCGTCGTGCGCATGCTGACCGCGCTCGGCGTGAGCGAGGACGGCTTCGTGCACGCGGCATCCGTCGCCGAGGCGGCTGCCGCCGTCGACGCGGGCAAGATCGCCGTCATCGGCGACGGCGCCCACATCGCCTGGACGCACGCGGACGTGCTGGTCGAGGCGACTGGGCGCATCGAGGCGGGTCACGCGTACGCCGAGGCAGCCCTCGACTCGGGCACCCACGTGGTCATGGTCAGCAAGGAGATCGAGTCGGTGGCCGGCGTCGCGCTCAGCGCCCGGGCACGTGAGCGGGGCCTCCGGTACCTTCCCGGCGACGGCGACCAGCCCGCCAACCTCCTCCGCCTGGTCGAATGGGTGCTCGGCGTCGGGTTCGACATCGTCGCGCTCGGCAAGTCGGGCGAGTACGACCTGGTGTTCGATCCCGAGACGGGGATCGTGAACCAGAACGGCGTCGCCGTGTCGGCCCCGGCTCTCGCCGACCTGCTCTCGCTCGGCGACGATCTGCCCGCGACGCTCGCCGCCCGAGCGGCGGCGGTCGCCGACCTCAAGCGCGCCGCGGCCGCCGACTCGTGCGAGATGAACGTGGTCTCGCTCTACACGGGGGCGGTGGCCGACATCGAGGCGATGCACTACCCGGTCGCCCGCCCCGACGAGCTCGCCGACATCTACGCCGAGCGCGCGGACGGCGGCATCCTCGCGTCCACCGGCGTCATCGACGTGTTCTCGATGCTGCGCCTGCCGGGCGAGGCGAGCTTCGCGGGCGGTGTGTTCGCCATCGTCCGCACCGGCGATGACGTCACGTGGGACATCCTGCGCGGCAAGGGCCACGTGGTGAGCCGCAACGGCCGCTACGCCTGCATCTACTGGCCCTATCACTTCATGGGCGTCGAGACTCCCCTCACCGTCGCGGCCGCCGTCGACGGAACAGCTGCGACGCCGGAGCCCCGCCAGCACACCGTGCTCGCCGCGCGCACGACCGCCGACCTCGCCGCCGACACCGTGTTCCGCGTTGAGGGCCACCACCACGAGATCTCCGGCGTCGCGCCGGTGATCGTCGCGCCCGACGCGGGCGAGGTCGCACCGTACTACCTGCTGTCGGGAGCCCGCCTGCGTCGCGATGTCGCTGCCGGCTCGCTCGTCACGCTCGCCGACCTCGAGGGAGTGCCGACGGGGGCGCTCGCCGCTTACCGGGCCGGCCTCGCGCTCGGCCACTGA